One window from the genome of Rhodopirellula halodulae encodes:
- the rtcR gene encoding RNA repair transcriptional activator RtcR, with amino-acid sequence MNKKCVVVGFLGVHLDQPRKSRDRWATWRPSVAICQQDDLIVDRFELLVERRYSKLADQITRDIETVSPETTVRTHSISLQDPWDLEEVYAELHQFSRDYAFDTDHEDYLIHITTGTHVAQICLFLLTESRHLPGRLIQTSPPPGRGRSKQEEAQAVQGTFQIIDLDLSRYDELAKRFRLEHDEARSILKRGIETKDRSFNELIDRIEKVTLATKAPILMSGPTGAGKTQLAKRIYELKHNRRQVSGPFVEVNCATIRGEQAMSALFGHTKGAFTGANSARAGLLKSADGGMLFLDEIGELGLDEQAMLLRAIEEKEFTPVGSDQSIQSDFQLIAGTNRDLLMDVAAGNFREDLLARINLWSFRLPGLCERRADIDPNLDYELHQFARNTGQKITISKEARKAFLDFATDPATPWRANFRDLNAAVTRMGTLADGGRITVALVQEEIERLRSSWRTKDAHGDGEVLASCMDESQIAELDRFDRVQLAEVVRVCRQSRSLSQAGRTLFAVSRKAKAKPNDADRLRKYLQRFGLSWDEVALS; translated from the coding sequence ATGAATAAGAAATGCGTTGTCGTTGGATTCCTCGGCGTTCATCTCGATCAGCCCCGCAAGTCACGGGACCGCTGGGCGACGTGGCGTCCCTCCGTCGCGATCTGCCAGCAGGACGATTTGATCGTAGATCGTTTCGAACTTCTGGTCGAACGTCGCTATTCCAAGCTGGCTGACCAGATCACTCGCGACATTGAAACGGTTTCGCCCGAGACCACCGTGCGAACCCATTCCATCTCGCTGCAGGACCCGTGGGATTTGGAGGAGGTCTACGCGGAGCTGCATCAGTTCTCCCGCGACTATGCCTTCGACACCGATCACGAAGACTATTTGATCCACATCACAACAGGGACTCACGTCGCACAAATCTGCTTGTTCCTGCTGACGGAGTCTCGGCATCTGCCTGGACGTTTGATTCAAACCTCACCACCACCGGGAAGAGGACGCTCCAAACAAGAAGAAGCCCAGGCGGTCCAAGGGACCTTTCAAATCATCGATTTGGATCTGTCCCGCTACGATGAGCTGGCCAAGCGATTTCGATTGGAACATGACGAAGCACGTTCCATTCTGAAACGCGGCATCGAAACCAAAGACCGATCCTTCAACGAGCTGATTGACCGGATCGAAAAGGTCACGCTGGCAACCAAAGCACCGATCCTGATGTCAGGCCCAACCGGCGCCGGCAAAACACAACTTGCCAAGCGGATCTACGAACTCAAGCACAACCGAAGACAAGTCAGTGGCCCTTTCGTCGAAGTGAACTGCGCGACGATCCGTGGCGAACAAGCCATGTCCGCTTTGTTCGGTCACACCAAAGGTGCCTTCACCGGAGCGAACTCGGCGAGAGCCGGGCTATTGAAATCCGCGGATGGCGGGATGTTGTTTCTCGACGAGATCGGTGAACTGGGCTTGGATGAACAGGCGATGCTGCTTCGTGCGATCGAAGAAAAGGAATTCACGCCCGTCGGTTCCGACCAAAGCATCCAAAGTGACTTTCAATTGATCGCGGGAACCAATCGAGACTTGTTGATGGATGTCGCCGCCGGCAACTTTCGCGAAGACTTGCTGGCACGCATCAACCTTTGGTCATTTCGTTTACCGGGTCTGTGTGAACGAAGAGCGGACATCGATCCCAACCTGGACTACGAACTGCATCAGTTCGCTCGCAACACTGGGCAGAAGATCACGATCAGCAAGGAAGCCCGCAAGGCGTTCCTGGATTTTGCAACCGATCCCGCAACGCCTTGGAGAGCGAACTTTCGCGACCTCAACGCGGCGGTGACACGAATGGGAACTCTCGCCGATGGAGGCCGCATCACGGTCGCGCTCGTGCAGGAGGAGATCGAAAGGCTGCGATCAAGCTGGCGAACCAAGGATGCTCACGGTGACGGCGAGGTCTTAGCAAGTTGCATGGATGAATCACAAATCGCAGAGCTGGATCGTTTCGATCGAGTGCAGCTCGCTGAGGTCGTTCGAGTTTGCCGTCAAAGCCGATCGCTGTCACAAGCCGGACGCACGTTGTTTGCAGTCTCACGAAAAGCGAAGGCAAAACCCAACGACGCTGACCGACTCCGAAAGTACCTGCAACGATTTGGTTTGAGCTGGGACGAAGTTGCTCTGTCATGA
- a CDS encoding RtcB family protein, with the protein MTASTKNRPSSDTRSNYTGPAMVSTGEATAMLHTGETPPIRVFGTESIRETFDDLCLQQAVNSRLAPGVTDLVLNPDAHCGYGAPVGCVMVSPTHVYPGPVGVDIKCSMSLLQLDLPAEAVEDRKVRRALISAICQRTPTGAGKGQRSVGKARHVNRTLGKQLVTEGASNDVCRALGIPTAWAHRCEDSHHVGHDDTESALENRLEALLQHRHMSNFSEKMQQLGSYGGGNHFGECEVVQVGDNDRAREVAQAFGLRDGHVAFLSHCGSRGFGHNLASGQFRTLQDKFDRWGIPLPAGDRQLVYAPLGSDEANDYLDDMALGANFATVNHLLINALVLESFQEVIPGTQGNLVYFISHNIARKEIVDDRPAWVHRKGATRAMPAGHHSLTNTPFAKTGHPILLPGNPRDGSAVMVADEGAAASCYSVNHGAGRVLGRRHAKRVLDQAAVDSEFDSNDVLSNCRKYPIDEAPAAYKDFNEVLRSVKSAGLASEVARLKARFVIKDASKADD; encoded by the coding sequence ATGACAGCCAGTACCAAGAACCGTCCTTCTTCGGATACGCGAAGCAACTACACCGGCCCCGCCATGGTTTCGACCGGAGAGGCAACCGCGATGTTGCACACCGGAGAAACACCGCCGATCCGAGTCTTCGGAACGGAATCCATTCGCGAAACGTTTGATGATTTGTGTTTGCAACAAGCGGTCAATTCGCGGTTGGCTCCCGGTGTGACGGATTTGGTGTTGAATCCCGACGCGCACTGCGGATACGGAGCGCCCGTTGGATGCGTGATGGTTTCACCCACGCACGTTTACCCGGGGCCGGTCGGCGTTGACATCAAGTGTTCGATGAGCCTGTTGCAATTGGATCTTCCCGCCGAAGCGGTCGAGGATCGCAAGGTTCGTCGTGCCTTGATCTCGGCGATTTGCCAACGCACCCCAACGGGAGCGGGAAAAGGACAACGCAGCGTTGGCAAGGCGCGACACGTCAACCGAACCTTGGGGAAACAATTGGTGACCGAGGGAGCGAGCAACGATGTTTGTCGCGCACTCGGGATTCCCACCGCGTGGGCTCACCGCTGCGAAGATTCGCACCACGTCGGTCACGACGACACCGAGTCGGCACTGGAGAATCGTTTGGAGGCGCTGCTACAGCATCGTCACATGAGTAACTTCAGTGAGAAGATGCAGCAGTTGGGCTCCTACGGCGGCGGAAACCATTTCGGTGAATGCGAAGTCGTGCAGGTTGGCGACAACGATCGGGCTCGTGAAGTCGCGCAAGCGTTTGGGCTACGCGACGGACACGTTGCGTTCTTGTCCCACTGTGGGTCACGAGGCTTTGGACACAACTTGGCATCCGGACAATTCCGAACGCTGCAGGACAAATTCGATCGGTGGGGGATTCCGCTTCCTGCGGGTGATCGCCAACTGGTTTACGCGCCGCTGGGATCGGACGAAGCGAATGACTACCTGGACGACATGGCATTGGGAGCGAATTTCGCGACCGTGAACCATTTGCTCATCAACGCTCTCGTACTGGAATCGTTCCAGGAAGTGATTCCAGGAACGCAAGGGAACTTGGTTTACTTCATCAGTCACAACATTGCTCGAAAGGAAATCGTGGACGATCGGCCGGCTTGGGTGCATCGCAAAGGAGCGACTCGCGCGATGCCGGCGGGGCACCACTCGCTCACCAACACTCCGTTTGCAAAAACGGGACATCCGATTTTGTTGCCGGGGAATCCACGCGATGGATCCGCGGTGATGGTCGCGGATGAAGGTGCGGCGGCGTCTTGCTACAGCGTCAACCATGGTGCCGGTCGGGTTCTCGGGCGTCGTCATGCGAAACGCGTGCTGGACCAAGCGGCGGTGGATTCGGAGTTCGATTCCAATGACGTGTTGAGCAATTGTCGCAAGTATCCCATCGACGAAGCGCCGGCGGCGTACAAGGATTTCAACGAGGTGCTACGCTCGGTCAAGTCGGCTGGATTGGCGAGCGAGGTGGCTCGATTGAAGGCACGATTTGTGATCAAGGATGCGAGCAAAGCAGATGATTGA
- the rtcA gene encoding RNA 3'-terminal phosphate cyclase, which produces MIEINGSQGEGGGQIVRSSLALAAVTGQAVRLTDIRGGRTKPGLLRQHLAGVRAIRQVCSGEVTGDQLGSSELTLVPGKLSGGEYQFEVGSAGSAVLVAQTILPALLHADAPSTVTIGGGTHAAWAPPFDFFSRCYLPLLSQMNAHVNVEIESHGFYPAGGGKITMKVVPTSSLRGLTLLSRSGDLQPKVTALVSKIPISVGQRECDVIARKTGWQPDAFQVVDVPRSGGPGNVVMIELGFDNVRELVIGFGKVGVKAEQVARSTLRQARAYLAGDAPVGEYLADQLLLPMGLAARDGHPSEFRTGPLSLHSLTHIEVLQRFLDINIQCARDEHGSVHMSVSG; this is translated from the coding sequence ATGATTGAGATCAACGGAAGCCAAGGCGAGGGAGGCGGACAAATTGTCCGGTCCTCGCTCGCCCTGGCGGCGGTCACCGGGCAAGCGGTTCGGCTGACGGACATTCGTGGTGGTCGCACCAAACCGGGCTTGCTGCGTCAGCATTTGGCGGGCGTCCGGGCGATCCGGCAGGTGTGTTCCGGCGAGGTGACCGGGGACCAACTGGGTTCCAGCGAGTTGACGTTGGTGCCCGGTAAATTGTCCGGTGGCGAGTATCAATTCGAAGTGGGGTCGGCGGGCAGTGCCGTTTTGGTGGCGCAAACCATTCTGCCGGCTTTGTTGCACGCGGATGCGCCATCGACCGTTACGATTGGCGGCGGGACGCATGCGGCGTGGGCACCTCCGTTTGATTTCTTTTCGCGTTGTTATCTGCCGTTGCTCTCTCAGATGAACGCGCACGTAAATGTGGAAATCGAATCCCACGGGTTTTATCCGGCCGGTGGTGGAAAGATCACGATGAAGGTCGTGCCAACCTCGAGTCTGCGTGGGCTGACGTTGCTCAGCCGATCCGGTGATTTGCAACCGAAGGTGACGGCATTGGTTTCAAAGATTCCGATCTCGGTCGGCCAGCGAGAGTGCGACGTTATCGCTCGCAAAACCGGTTGGCAGCCCGATGCGTTTCAAGTCGTCGACGTTCCACGATCCGGCGGCCCCGGCAACGTTGTGATGATCGAGCTTGGTTTCGACAATGTTCGCGAGTTGGTCATTGGATTCGGGAAAGTGGGTGTCAAAGCGGAGCAGGTTGCACGTTCGACGCTTCGCCAAGCACGAGCCTATTTGGCGGGAGACGCTCCCGTCGGCGAGTACTTGGCGGACCAATTGTTGTTGCCCATGGGATTGGCGGCACGCGATGGACACCCCAGCGAATTCCGCACCGGCCCCCTGTCACTGCACAGCCTGACACACATCGAAGTCCTGCAACGTTTCTTGGATATCAACATCCAATGTGCCCGCGACGAACACGGATCGGTGCACATGAGTGTCAGTGGCTGA
- the cas4g/cas1g gene encoding CRISPR-associated endonuclease Cas4g/Cas1g has protein sequence MIRSTDHELHDSLSVSESTDDSQYTERFTDYLPVRMINEFVYCPRLFYLMHVEGQFADSYETIDGGIVHRRVDSGNGHLPAVNDPARGEDLCFAVEELDDPPADALMDQLPQPKRKRRKHIQPPTLFGDPKDESEDNISSPVDDSSPNLSRPPSKEHGAETAIDREKEDETPAIIHARSVTLSSDALGVIGKLDLVEATGDVATPVDYKRGRPKKMSDGSLDAWPPEKVQIALQAALLRDNGYRVNEGVLYFNTTRQRVVVGLDSELEKQTVKAIQNARQLFESRQIPAPLNDSPKCAKCSLLKICLPDETRSLMPVIHEHDANAQPTPSDVDIRPMITARDERRPLYLNQQGLMIGKKDDLLIVKEDRKVIQQVRLREINQLSLFGNIQLSTQAVQHLLQMNIPVAYFTRRGWFYGTTQPLGVKNILVRREQFRKADDLITCLRLARELVRGKIRNSRTLLMRNHVEPPRTVLAELKRLSERVLKADSLASLLGLEGTAARIYFSQFTGMLKVKCDIETDPGSALSERRAAFDFRGRNRRPPRDPVNALLSLAYSLLTKDCTIAATIVGLDPYLGFYHQVKPGKPALALDLMEPFRPLIAESVVLTAINNRMVTPEHFIVAGKSVVLSDAGRKGFLMAYEQRMDALVTHPLFGYRVSYRRLLEIQTRLLGRWLTGEIGEYPVFITR, from the coding sequence ATGATTCGTTCTACCGACCACGAACTCCATGACTCCCTTTCCGTTTCAGAATCCACGGACGATTCCCAGTACACGGAAAGATTCACGGACTACCTACCGGTACGAATGATCAATGAGTTCGTCTATTGCCCACGACTGTTCTACTTGATGCACGTCGAAGGCCAATTTGCGGATAGCTACGAAACGATCGATGGTGGCATCGTGCACCGCCGAGTGGACTCGGGAAACGGACACCTACCGGCCGTGAACGATCCAGCCCGAGGCGAAGATCTCTGCTTTGCCGTGGAAGAACTGGACGATCCGCCCGCCGATGCATTGATGGATCAATTGCCACAACCCAAACGCAAACGCCGCAAACACATTCAACCCCCAACTCTGTTCGGTGACCCCAAGGATGAATCCGAAGACAACATATCCTCTCCGGTTGACGATTCATCGCCCAATCTCTCACGTCCTCCATCCAAAGAACACGGCGCAGAAACAGCCATTGACCGAGAGAAGGAGGACGAAACACCGGCCATCATTCATGCTCGCTCGGTCACCCTCAGCAGCGATGCATTGGGCGTGATTGGAAAACTCGATTTGGTCGAAGCCACTGGAGACGTTGCGACACCAGTGGACTACAAACGCGGTCGCCCCAAGAAGATGTCCGATGGATCGCTTGATGCGTGGCCACCCGAGAAAGTCCAAATCGCTCTCCAGGCAGCCTTGCTACGTGACAATGGCTATCGAGTCAACGAAGGCGTGTTGTACTTCAACACCACGCGGCAACGGGTCGTCGTTGGCTTGGACTCCGAACTCGAAAAGCAAACGGTCAAGGCGATTCAAAACGCCAGACAACTGTTTGAGTCTCGCCAAATACCGGCACCGCTGAATGACAGCCCGAAGTGCGCGAAGTGCTCGCTGTTGAAAATCTGTCTGCCCGACGAGACTCGCTCGCTGATGCCAGTCATCCACGAACACGACGCGAACGCCCAACCGACGCCTAGTGATGTCGACATTCGCCCGATGATCACCGCACGAGACGAACGTCGCCCGTTGTACTTGAATCAACAAGGCTTGATGATCGGCAAAAAGGACGACCTCCTGATTGTCAAAGAGGATCGCAAAGTGATCCAACAGGTTCGATTGCGTGAGATCAATCAACTCAGTCTGTTCGGCAACATTCAGTTGTCTACCCAAGCTGTTCAGCACCTTTTGCAAATGAACATCCCGGTGGCCTACTTCACAAGGCGTGGTTGGTTCTACGGCACCACCCAACCTCTGGGCGTGAAGAATATCTTGGTTCGTCGAGAGCAGTTTCGAAAAGCGGACGATCTCATCACCTGCCTGCGACTCGCCCGTGAACTGGTCCGAGGCAAAATCCGCAACAGTCGAACGCTATTGATGCGAAACCACGTTGAGCCACCTCGCACGGTACTCGCAGAACTGAAACGGCTCTCCGAACGAGTGTTGAAAGCAGATTCGCTGGCGTCCCTGCTTGGACTCGAGGGGACCGCGGCACGAATCTATTTCTCACAGTTCACCGGCATGCTGAAAGTCAAGTGTGACATCGAAACGGATCCTGGATCCGCGTTAAGTGAACGCCGCGCCGCGTTTGACTTTCGCGGACGCAACCGTCGTCCGCCCCGCGATCCGGTCAACGCGTTGCTATCACTTGCATACAGTTTGTTGACCAAAGATTGCACGATCGCCGCCACGATCGTGGGACTGGATCCTTACCTTGGCTTCTATCATCAGGTGAAACCGGGCAAACCAGCCTTGGCACTCGATCTGATGGAACCGTTTCGCCCACTGATTGCCGAGAGCGTTGTGCTGACTGCAATCAACAACCGCATGGTGACACCCGAGCATTTTATCGTCGCAGGCAAATCGGTGGTCCTCAGTGATGCGGGACGGAAAGGATTCCTCATGGCTTATGAACAACGGATGGACGCGCTCGTCACTCACCCGTTGTTTGGTTATCGTGTCAGCTACAGAAGGCTCCTGGAAATCCAGACGAGGCTACTCGGAAGATGGTTAACAGGCGAAATTGGCGAATACCCTGTGTTCATCACCCGCTGA
- the cas2 gene encoding CRISPR-associated endonuclease Cas2 encodes MRRIYLITYDVCDPKRLRHTFRCLRNWGDHLQYSVFECQLTDTDLLRCKAELAEIIHHKEDQVLVIDLGPAASRREDLVEAIGQPYSAMAAPCLVI; translated from the coding sequence ATGCGACGCATTTACCTGATCACCTACGATGTGTGTGATCCCAAGCGTCTTCGCCACACCTTTCGCTGCTTGCGAAACTGGGGTGATCATCTGCAATACAGCGTCTTTGAGTGCCAACTCACCGACACGGATCTGCTCCGCTGCAAAGCGGAATTGGCCGAGATCATTCATCACAAGGAAGACCAAGTCCTGGTCATCGATTTGGGCCCCGCTGCGTCACGCCGCGAGGATTTGGTCGAAGCCATCGGCCAGCCCTACTCCGCCATGGCTGCGCCCTGCCTGGTCATCTAG
- a CDS encoding Uma2 family endonuclease: MTAAKRFVPYYTIDDYRSWEGDWELWNGIPVSMSPSPFGKHQSAAVELMFQLKLSIRDSGCQAAVLNEIDWVVRDDTVIRPDVLVSCSGIPDRHVESVPALVAEVISPSTEERDRMYKQQLYDQQGVRVYLLLDPEAKTLESYQRDAHGDWQHHQVVDEAEFMLCDDCRIRLTRSSLFVG; the protein is encoded by the coding sequence ATGACAGCGGCCAAGCGATTCGTTCCGTACTACACGATTGATGACTATCGAAGTTGGGAAGGCGATTGGGAGTTGTGGAACGGGATTCCGGTATCGATGAGCCCCAGTCCATTCGGAAAGCATCAGTCAGCCGCAGTGGAGCTGATGTTTCAGTTGAAGCTTTCCATTCGCGACAGTGGTTGCCAGGCAGCAGTTTTGAACGAGATTGACTGGGTCGTGCGAGACGACACGGTCATCCGTCCTGATGTTCTGGTTTCGTGCAGTGGGATTCCAGACCGGCATGTGGAATCGGTCCCAGCGTTGGTGGCGGAGGTCATCTCACCTTCCACGGAGGAACGAGATCGGATGTACAAGCAACAGTTGTACGATCAGCAGGGTGTCCGGGTGTATTTGCTATTGGATCCCGAAGCAAAAACCTTGGAATCCTATCAGCGAGATGCACACGGCGATTGGCAGCATCATCAGGTGGTTGACGAAGCCGAATTCATGCTGTGTGACGATTGTCGGATTCGGTTGACACGATCTTCGCTGTTTGTGGGTTAG
- the csb2 gene encoding type I-G CRISPR-associated protein Csb2 gives MVVISIEFVARRYHATPWGAHVNEGQIEWPPCPWRILRALIAVGYNKLGWSDGLPTTAKTLFEKLSQSAPAYSLPATWTETHTRHYMPVRDGKAEKKAKVFDAYLRFHEPNSELLVRFDVQLDSDERTALQQLVEALAYLGRAESWVEASLLSDREAKEQNETQEWCLPATDSTNDRTQLLSPVEADQYHEWREAAVATAGDRAERDAVRAAESKSKKASSATIKKARNKAAAQYPADLFTALQTDNSSWQSAGWPRPPGSHWVDYERPQPAAFSIATSFQANPNSLTSTDTLLLAIDGEGKQGNVRPLMKRALPLMELLHAEAVRQTDKLDLGYLPEITGTTADGRPLTGSHNHAHWLPISLFGRGQIDHVLVYAPGKFSEYAIQAVSNIRWAYAKGIKRLSVNLVGEGTLPELINSLPAQHQHAFPHYGGQVFESVTPMVLRKYLSRGKKSVEGQIREELLERGFSEPESIEVWSDQRMVERSLKGHVLQRKKGKPQPRFARSWAATIRFATPQEVAPLSLGYASHFGLGMFRSI, from the coding sequence ATGGTTGTTATTTCCATTGAATTCGTCGCGAGACGCTACCATGCCACCCCGTGGGGCGCGCATGTCAACGAAGGTCAAATTGAATGGCCACCTTGCCCCTGGCGTATCCTGCGGGCGTTGATCGCCGTCGGATACAACAAACTGGGCTGGTCAGATGGATTGCCCACGACTGCCAAGACATTGTTTGAAAAGCTGTCGCAAAGCGCACCGGCATATTCTCTGCCGGCGACATGGACCGAAACGCACACACGACATTACATGCCGGTGCGCGACGGGAAAGCGGAGAAGAAAGCCAAGGTGTTTGACGCTTACTTGCGTTTTCACGAACCCAATAGCGAGCTCTTGGTCCGGTTTGATGTCCAGCTCGATAGTGACGAGCGAACCGCACTCCAGCAACTTGTGGAAGCTCTTGCGTATCTCGGTCGAGCAGAAAGCTGGGTCGAAGCATCCTTGCTTTCCGATCGAGAGGCAAAGGAGCAAAACGAAACTCAAGAATGGTGCTTGCCAGCGACCGACTCGACGAACGATCGCACACAACTTCTTTCACCGGTAGAAGCGGACCAATACCACGAGTGGCGAGAGGCCGCAGTGGCAACTGCCGGGGATCGAGCTGAACGGGACGCGGTCCGTGCGGCAGAGTCAAAAAGCAAAAAGGCGTCATCAGCAACGATCAAAAAAGCTCGTAACAAAGCCGCCGCTCAGTATCCGGCTGACTTGTTCACCGCTTTGCAAACGGACAACAGCTCTTGGCAATCTGCCGGCTGGCCTCGACCTCCTGGAAGCCACTGGGTTGATTATGAAAGACCGCAACCGGCGGCGTTTTCAATTGCCACAAGTTTTCAAGCCAACCCCAACTCGCTGACATCGACCGATACTTTGTTGCTAGCGATCGACGGCGAGGGCAAACAAGGGAACGTGCGGCCGTTGATGAAACGTGCCCTGCCATTGATGGAACTGCTTCATGCCGAGGCTGTTCGGCAAACTGACAAGCTAGATCTCGGCTATTTGCCAGAGATCACCGGCACAACTGCCGACGGGCGTCCGCTCACCGGTTCACATAACCACGCTCATTGGTTGCCGATTTCCCTGTTCGGACGCGGGCAAATTGACCATGTCCTGGTTTATGCGCCCGGAAAATTCTCTGAATACGCCATCCAAGCGGTCTCCAACATCCGTTGGGCGTACGCGAAAGGGATCAAGAGACTATCAGTCAATCTCGTAGGCGAAGGGACACTCCCTGAGTTAATCAACTCGCTTCCTGCTCAACATCAGCATGCGTTCCCGCACTACGGAGGGCAAGTCTTCGAATCCGTTACCCCGATGGTTCTCCGAAAGTACCTCAGTCGCGGCAAAAAATCCGTTGAGGGACAAATTCGCGAAGAACTCCTCGAACGTGGATTCAGCGAGCCAGAATCCATCGAGGTCTGGAGCGATCAAAGGATGGTGGAGCGGAGTTTGAAAGGGCACGTACTCCAACGCAAAAAAGGAAAGCCACAGCCGCGATTTGCTCGAAGTTGGGCAGCAACGATTCGATTCGCTACACCTCAGGAAGTGGCGCCGCTCTCTCTCGGATACGCCAGCCACTTTGGACTGGGAATGTTTCGTAGTATCTGA
- the cas7g gene encoding type I-G CRISPR-associated RAMP protein Csb1/Cas7g, giving the protein MSIDLSLLRSVRRLLIEAELEPVQGKRFQPTGFPDLGPATFQAGDTACLLLESAQSMANRLEETIWDKSNNTVVDDLEGISYVVVNDESEEFLTSSIVESHRLNSPYILESKDKAFHNQLREECSVMEKGPIDRKALANTLLKYDINALIHGVFLAKQEFAGGRLRVARALSSFIEAEQVQVAASGGVKNDHVDPQGDTKKGFGNVPFHREEFTAAKITAYFNVDLQQIRSYGLGEDVENLLTLLSLYKIRALLDGDLRLRTACDLQLKQDEVSATKPNGFVLPNLGLITNSLKNAIEKCKSEMTVNTVVYKK; this is encoded by the coding sequence ATGTCAATTGACCTGTCTCTCCTTCGCTCCGTCCGCCGCCTTCTGATCGAAGCTGAACTTGAGCCCGTCCAAGGAAAACGCTTTCAGCCGACAGGCTTCCCTGACCTTGGCCCCGCAACCTTTCAAGCAGGCGACACTGCATGCCTGTTGCTTGAAAGTGCACAAAGCATGGCCAACCGGTTGGAGGAAACCATCTGGGACAAGTCAAACAATACGGTCGTAGATGATCTCGAGGGAATCAGCTACGTCGTCGTCAATGACGAATCAGAAGAGTTCTTAACGAGTTCAATCGTAGAATCCCATCGTTTGAATAGCCCATATATCCTGGAAAGCAAAGACAAAGCATTCCACAACCAACTTCGAGAAGAATGTTCGGTGATGGAAAAGGGCCCCATTGATCGCAAAGCGTTAGCGAACACGCTTTTGAAATACGACATCAATGCATTGATTCACGGCGTCTTCCTTGCCAAGCAAGAATTCGCCGGAGGACGCCTACGGGTTGCCCGTGCCCTTTCTAGTTTCATCGAGGCGGAACAAGTGCAAGTTGCGGCATCAGGAGGCGTCAAGAACGACCACGTTGATCCACAGGGTGACACCAAAAAGGGTTTCGGCAACGTTCCCTTCCATCGGGAAGAGTTCACTGCAGCAAAGATCACTGCCTACTTCAATGTCGACCTTCAGCAGATCCGCAGCTATGGATTAGGCGAAGACGTTGAGAACCTGCTTACGCTGCTGTCGCTCTATAAAATCCGTGCTTTACTGGACGGTGACTTGCGTTTGAGAACCGCTTGTGATCTTCAACTTAAGCAGGATGAAGTCTCCGCAACCAAGCCAAACGGCTTTGTCTTGCCAAATTTGGGCCTGATCACCAACTCGCTAAAAAACGCGATCGAAAAATGTAAAAGCGAAATGACCGTCAATACTGTCGTCTACAAAAAGTGA